A region from the Arachis ipaensis cultivar K30076 chromosome B01, Araip1.1, whole genome shotgun sequence genome encodes:
- the LOC107646245 gene encoding uncharacterized protein LOC107646245 has protein sequence MDRAVMIYGIMLDNEVEVERVIPQEIYSAASNASTNAMLVFPHLIFCLCEAARVRIDQDTFIPIEQHIPKKTMEYVREYARPPREEPAPPLQPQSGGGRQSAEQSDIRRSLRRRNVRYNIIDYDDDYLDEDEDERRREKKKLKLVDKLNSDDEEEEEEAAAARGEGEDDAEEEEDARADSRAEHALEEDEEGGDVDEIEGGEENEDAEDEEEMVKGRKVDLKGLHCASGTPTNPPSGIPLPDKRTLELILDKLQKKDTYGVFAEPVDPEELPDYHDVIEHPMDFATVRKKLANGSYPTLEQFESDVFLICSNAMQYNAPETIYHKQARSIQEQGRKKFEKLRIDFERSQAELKLEQKTRAISLVKKQGKKPLGRASQEPIGSDFSSGATLATINDVQPTSFPMQGGSCERPGLIDGILEANAFMIDATQEKAEDILPGRGLLSKMGRRSLALDEDRRASYNMANQPITRSDSIFMTFESEPKHLVTVGLHAEYSYARSLARFSASLGPVAWKVASHKIQQALPAGCKFGRGWVGEYEPLPTPVLMFGNRMQKDDSLVTRLHCSSASIKGDKNCRNVEPTIEHHGDRQVFQGKQIPICPPNGLASEGKPSLFGSGGIRPNAPVDLNNQQKNVPSRNFGKSENQFLKQVELNSAPSMNENNSSSVAKFPSNASPTLSKPREMVSRNMNTIPSVSFKQPDTNGVVSGELPNGKVMNPNSNRQVTYPSSESTSNQAGRAPPLVHGKEQSVSDPVQLMRMFAERTQKQQVSNHSPGNTPPVTPSDRSVQRDDSANASAAAAAARAWMSVGAGGFKQVPDNSSSPKSQISAYSLYNPTRELHQHMSQIRGNFPPGAAPFQSDKNNFPFQAFVPQAAISPFPNRPMVIPQLASADLSRFQMQSHWRGPSPPSQPRQKQETLPPDLNIGFQSPGSPAKQSSGVIDSQQPDLALQL, from the exons ATGGATCGAGCAGTGATGATTTATGGTATCATGCTCGATAATGAGGTGGAGGTGGAGCGGGTGATTCCACAAGAGATTTACAGTGCAGCCTCGAACGCTTCCACCAATGCCATGCTAGTGTTCCCACATTTGATCTTCTGCCTCTGTGAGGCTGCTAGGGTGCGGATTGACCAGGACACCTTTATCCCTATTGAGCAGCACATCCCCAAGAAGACTATGGAGTATGTTCGAGAGTATGCTAGACCTCCGAGAGAGGAGCCGGCTCCCCCACTTCAGCCTCA ATCGGGAGGAGGAAGACAATCGGCCGAGCAATCGGATATCCGGCGAAGTCTCCGGCGCCGGAATGTGAGGTACAACATCATTGACTACGATGACGATTACCTTGACGAGGATGAGGACGAGAGGAGGCGCGAGAAGAAGAAGCTGAAACTCGTTGACAAGCTCAACAGTGAcgacgaggaagaagaagaagaagcagcagcagctCGAGGGGAAGGTGAAGATGACgcagaagaagaagaggatgCGCGTGCCGATTCGCGTGCTGAACACGCgcttgaagaagatgaagaaggaggagACGTTGACGAAATTGAAGGAGGAGAAGAGAACGAGGACGCAGAAGACGAAGAAGAAATG GTAAAAGGCAGAAAAGTGGATTTGAAAGGGCTCCACTGTGCTTCAG GAACTCCAACGAATCCTCCTTCTGGGATTCCACTGCCGGATAAGAGGACTCTGGAATTGATCCTTGACAAGCTTCAAAA GAAGGACACTTACGGTGTGTTCGCAGAACCAGTTGATCCAGAAGAG CTTCCCGATTATCACGATGTAATTGAGCATCCCATGGACTTTGCCACGGTCAGGAAGAAGTTGGCAAATGGATCCTATCCCACTTTGGAGCAATTTGAG AGTGATGTATTTTTAATCTGCTCAAATGCAATGCAATACAATGCACCAGAGACTATTTACCACAAACAG GCACGATCAATACAGGAACAAGGGCGGAAAAAGTTCGAGAAGTTAAGGATAGACTTTGAACGCTCCCAGGCTGAACTGAAACTAGAACAGAAAACAAGGGCTATTTCTTTGGTtaaaaaacaaggaaagaagccACTGGGTCGAGCCTCACAGGAACCCATTGGCTCTGATTTTTCCTCAGGGGCAACTCTTGCTACCATTAATGATGTACAGCCAACTTCTTTTCCAATGCAAGGCGGTAGCTGTGAGAGACCTGGACTAATTGATGGCATTCTGGAGGCAAATGCTTTCATGATTGATGCAACTCAAGAGAAAGCTGAAGATATTTTGCCAG GGCGAGGTCTTCTCTCCAAGATGGGAAGGAGGTCATTAGCTCTTGATGAAGATCGCCGTGCATCTTATAATATGGCAAATCAACCAATTACACGATCAGATTCAATATTTATGACTTTTGAGAGTGAACCTAAGCATCTGGTTACT GTTGGACTTCATGCGGAGTATTCCTATGCTAGGAGTTTGGCTCGATTTAGTGCAAGTCTAGGACCTGTTGCTTGGAAAGTTGCTTCCCATAAGATTCAGCAGGCGCTGCCAGCTGGATGTAAATTTGGTCGTGGTTGGGTTGGAGAGTATGAACCTCTTCCAACCCCAGTATTAATGTTTGGCAATCGTATGCAAAAGGATGATAGTTTGGTTACGAGGTTGCATTGTAGTAGTGCATCTATAAAAGGTGACAAAAATTGTAGAAATGTGGAACCCACTATTGAGCATCATGGTGATCGGCAAGTTTTTCAGGGTAAGCAGATTCCAATTTGTCCTCCCAATGGGCTTGCATCAGAGGGAAAACCCTCATTGTTTGGTTCTGGTGGAATAAGACCCAATGCTCCTGTTGACCTCAATAATCAGCAGAAGAATGTTCCATCCAGGAATTTTGGTAAGTCTGAGAATCAGTTTTTGAAACAAGTGGAGTTGAACTCTGCACCttcaatgaatgaaaataattccAGTTCAGTTGCAAAGTTTCCAAGTAACGCTTCTCCAACTTTGTCTAAGCCCAGAGAAATGGTATCAAGGAACATGAATACCATTCCATCTGTATCATTCAAGCAGCCAGATACTAATGGAGTGGTTAGTGGAGAATTGCCAAATGGAAAAGTAATGAATCCTAATTCGAATAGACAGGTGACTTATCCATCATCTGAAAGTACATCAAACCAAGCAGGGAGAGCACCTCCTCTTGTCCATGGCAAGGAGCAGAGTGTCAGTGACCCAGTTCAGTTAATGAGAATGTTTGCCGAAAGGACTCAAAAACAGCAGGTTTCTAATCATTCCCCAGGTAATACTCCGCCAGTGACACCATCAGATCGATCTGTACAGAGAGATGACTCGGCCAATGcttcagcagcagcagcagccgcTCGGGCATGGATGTCTGTAGGGGCAGGAGGGTTTAAACAAGTACCAGACAATTCGAGCTCACCCAAAAGTCAGATATCTGCATATTCATTGTACAATCCGACAAGAGAGCTGCATCAGCATATGTCCCAAATTCGGGGGAACTTTCCTCCTGGAGCAGCACCTTTCCAATCTGACAAGAACAATTTTCCATTCCAGGCATTTGTACCGCAAGCTGCTATTTCACCGTTTCCAAACAGACCTATGGTTATCCCTCAGTTAGCATCAGCTGATCTATCTAGATTTCAAATGCAGTCCCATTGGAGAGGTCCAAGCCCTCCTAGCCAACCAAGACAAAAACAGGAAACACTTCCTCCTGACTTGAATATTGGCTTCCAATCTCCGGGATCACCTGCGAAGCAGTCTTCAGGGGTCATTGACTCGCAGCAACCAGACCTAGCTTTGCAGCTATGA
- the LOC107646255 gene encoding transcription factor MYB97-like, which yields MENMNKDAENDANSFTAMGKCVGDGGNNSGGEDGGGATATGEVALKKGPWTTIEDAILVDYVTKHGEGNWNAVQRNTGLARCGKSCRLRWTNHLRPNLKKGAFSPEEEKLIIEFHSQFGNKWARMAALLPGRTDNEIKNYWNTRVKRRQRQGLPLYSDDPNRSITTSTPTATTVTYLGENFTNNAPITMFEFIKQSYPHSPSPRHHSPLTSPLQHRASSYSHMLSPLSSPAHSPLSSPATSLPLSFTFQRPAPLLYNPLSFKRYRSTPSCNPTTSPTMNNPTHLSDIDNGFQFPMQLNSSSFSHFFQNPTLLDLERSGSSLTSSPSNAQSKMQLLSNHIPLSLQTQQMEPLEVNYDIEYNDPNSLSASNRLFGDFLSETQPSTSGHQILKKRNYLGLDERDNNVFDCCQSFDDSPLSSLYGSSTPVLKQKEEATNLNQSMNEDLSTFLTVVPSIMQDQQNWQYNYATEVSDNVQSSHVIIDDNFGFDIKPKPSLFPLSIATNHNDNRGCYTWDNLSSQC from the exons ATGGAAAACATGAATAAGGATGCAGAGAATGATGCAAACAGTTTCACTGCAATGGGGAAATGTGTGGGAGATGGTGGCAATAATAGCGGTGGCGAAGATGGTGGTGGGGCGACAGCGACAGGTGAGGTGGCTTTGAAAAAGGGTCCTTGGACGACAATAGAAGATGCAATTTTAGTTGATTACGTGACGAAGCACGGTGAAGGGAATTGGAATGCAGTGCAAAGGAACACAGGGTTGGCTCGATGTGGAAAAAGTTGTAGGCTCAGATGGACAAACCATTTGAGACCAAATCTGAAGAAAGGTGCTTTCTCACctgaagaagaaaagctcatcaTTGAATTCCATTCTCAGTTTGGCAACAAATGGGCTCGAATGGCTGCTTTG TTGCCTGGAAGAACTGACAacgaaataaaaaattattggaaCACAAGGGTGAAGCGAAGGCAAAGGCAAGGTCTTCCTCTATACTCAGATGACCCTAATCGTTCCATTACTACAAGTACACCCACCGCCACCACTGTAACCTATCTCGGTGAAAACTTCACCAACAACGCTCCCATAACCATGTTCGAGTTTATCAAACAGAGTTATCCTCATTCTCCATCTCCACGACATCATTCTCCTTTAACTTCTCCGCTACAACACAGGGCATCATCCTATTCTCATATGCTTTCCCCTCTATCCTCTCCAGCTCACTCCCCATTGTCCTCACCTGCAACTTCTTTACCTCTCTCCTTCACCTTCCAGAGACCTGCACCATTGTTGTACAACCCTCTTAGCTTCAAGCGTTACCGCTCAACCCCAAGTTGTAACCCTACTACGTCCCCTACCATGAATAATCCAACCCACTTATCTGACATTGATAATGGCTTCCAGTTCCCTATGCAGCTCAATTCGTCTTCTTTCTCCCACTTCTTTCAAAATCCGACgttgttggatcttgaaagaagTGGATCCTCGTTGACATCTTCTCCTTCTAATGCTCAAAGCAAGATGCAACTTCTTTCGAATCATATCCCATTGTCGTTGCAAACGCAACAAATGGAGCCATTGGAAGTTAATTACGATATTGAGTACAATGACCCTAATTCTTTGAGTGCAAGTAATAGGTTGTTTGGGGATTTTCTATCCGAAACTCAACCCTCGACTTCTGGCCATCAGATTTTAAAGAAACGAAATTATCTGGGCTTAGATGAACGAGACAATAATGTGTTTGATTGCTGCCAAAGCTTTGATGACTCTCCTCTTAGCTCCCTTTATGGCTCTTCTACTCCAG TTCTAAAACAGAAGGAAGAAGCAACTAACCTAAACCAATCCATGAATGAGGATTTATCAACATTTCTCACTGTAGTGCCTTCAATCATGCAAGACCAACAAAATTGGCAATATAATTATGCAACAGAAGTTTCTGATAACGTCCAATCTTCTCATGTCATCATAGATGACAATTTTGGATTTGATATCAAGCCCAAACCTTCATTGTTTCCTCTTAGTATTGCTACAAACCATAACGATAATAGAGGATGTTACACATGGGATAATTTATCTAGCCAATGTTAA